A region of the Bombus affinis isolate iyBomAffi1 chromosome 7, iyBomAffi1.2, whole genome shotgun sequence genome:
tggtTATTATGAGTGCGGTAAATATGTATGTTACTTACATTATACTATAGAACATGCGTTAACGATAACAAAAACTAAGATTGGCAATACTGAAAGATAATAagcttataatttttctttaaaaacaaGTTATCTAAAAAcataaatgttaaatatatactcatatatgcatatgttaatattattttaattaaatctgGTGTTTTCAAATTGTTATACTGTATGCTTACtataataatttacttattgagattataatttatataccaattatattatataccaattttattaatttcatgtTATCATAATTTTAGTGTTATTAAACGGACAAGTATTTAACTATTTAGTACTTACTTATCCGTGTGAAGTTAATTACGTACAAAGTATGGATTCAATAAGATTCGGATTATTAACAGGTAAGTTATTACATTGTTATTTCATTGTTATTTTACAATTGTTCAAAATTTGATtcgtttacaaattttatttattgattcactttaataACACCGTAATATGTAgtaatttgcaaattttatcaTTAGTTAGTGACAGCtgctataaatataaaaatgaagatAAAAGTGGATATGAAATAGAACAATGTATTAAAGATGAAAAGTCTGATATTGGAAAGATTTTAAGAGGTcaaatatgtaataaaagtATCGTTCCTGATGAAGAATTTACAATAACGGTAATTATTTAGTATAGAATTTCATAActtgatatatgtatatgtatatttttatatgtataggaACATCTAATTTCATGGAGCGATAGTAGACTAGTAGATGTTATTCTTACAATTGGTGGAACAGGATTTTCTAAAAGAGATGTAACTCCTGAAGCAACAAAACATATTATTCAAAAGGAAGCTCCTGGAATAATTGCAGCTATGCTAATATCCAGTCTAAAAATCACTCCGTTGGCTATGTTATCTAGgtacaatttttttataaaattagatatttgaaaattattcatTGATATCATTATTTTAACTTGTCgtgttttcatattttatattaacgTTAGCATATGTTACAGTACttcattaaaaaattagaaaatttgttaaataacaaatcttttttgttattattatttttattgacgacaaatattgttattattatttttggGTAATTATTTATAGAGTACGATATTATTAACATTTTTGTTGTAATATTAACATGTTTGTTGCCTTCCTTCTTAGTCTAACTAATATAAcagatattattttttaaaaaaagtaactgcttatttctttttctaacatttatttatttacaaagttTGTTTTGTTGATAAGCATTTACAAAATGTGTGTTATATGCACACTccataatttttttttcattaatataCGTTTTTCGGAACTCtttaaatgtatattttaaatatatgttgttATTAAGAGGTGTATGTGGAATACGAGATAAAACATTGATTATAAATTTACCGGGATCACCAAAAGCTGCAAAGGAATGCTTAAGCGTAATCGCATCTGCTATACCACATGCTGTTGACTTAATTAGAGATaataagaaaagaataaaagataCGCATGCAAATGTGCAAAATAATATTGTTGCAGAAATTCCCTTGTCACAAGAACAAGATGAAATTATGGTAAGGCTTTATTAAATAACATTTCTTCTAATTGAATGAATAACTTTTCATgcatagaaaaaagaaatatacagaATGTAAAAAAATTGATTTTGTGGAAGATTTTTGGGGAGATATTACTCATAGATTTCTTTATAGATGGAACGATAGATAAAATTTTGGATGAAAAATACCTTTTATaagatatttgatatttcgGCAATAACTCAAACATGCTATAGACATAAacataaatatatgtaaaaagaagtgtatatgtatattctttTTCTACAGTCATGTTTAGCTAGTATAGTTGAACGCTGTAGAGAATCTTCATATCCAATGATTTCTGTGGAAGAAGCTCTACAGTTAATACATGAACATGCAGCATTATTAAATTTGAATGCTACATCAGAGGAGGATCTAGAAAAATGTCATGGGAGGATATTGAGTAGTGATCTATATTCTAAGTATGATTTACCACCATTTAGAGCCTCTATTAAAGATGGTTATGCAGTCTTAGTAAGCGATGGAAAAGGCAGAAGGAAAGTACTAAGTGGAATAAAAGCAGGAGACACTGTAAGCAATATCTTCAACGTATTTTGATATAACTAATATAAGATTTCAATATTATGAATTTATAGGCCACTGCGATTAAACTTGAAAGTGGCACATGTGTAAGAGTAAATACAGGTGCTCCAATTCCAGATGGTATGTTTAATATGCTCAATTGGAATAATATTTTTTGccattttcttattattttttatttaaagatgCAACAGCAGTTGTGCAAGTTGAAGATACTAAACTTTTAAAGGGAACTTCAGATAGTATGGAGGAGGAGGAAATCGAAATTATGACAGAAGTACAACCGGGCCAGGACATTAGGTATCTTGTTTTTAGTTATATGATGTTCATTAAACAATAATATAATAgttattctttcttttatttactTTAAGGCCAATTGGTTGCGATATTAAAGAAGGAGAATTAATTTTAATGTCAGGAACAAAACTTGGAGCAATAGAATTAGGGCTTGCTGCTGCATGTGGTTACGAAAAGATATTAGTCACTGATCTTCCAAAAATTGGTGTATTATCTACAGGAGATGAATTACAATGCCCTGGGACTACTTTAATGCCAGGACACATATATGatagtaataaaattacattattaacAATGTTAAAGGAAAATGGTTTTGATCCTTTGGACATGGGCATTGCATTGGACGagtaagttttttttttatttatattttatttcatatatttaaaaaacgtTATTTTAGTTTAATTGTTATATGTTATGTAGTGAGAACATTATGGTGCATAAGATTAAACATGCTCTAAAACAAGTCGACGTACTCATAACATCGGGTTCTGTATCAATGGGCGATAGAGATATGCTGAAGCCTATTTTGCAATATTATTTTAATGCTACTATACATTTCGGTAATATCATTATTTAATAGTATAATTATGGTTGTAcacatacaatatatatacaataattttgaatattagaATAAACATTTGAACATTTAAATTTTAGGACGAGTAAACATGAAACCCGGGAAACCAACTACTTTTGCAACATGCTCTtttcaaaataagaaaaaatatttattatgtttGCCGGGTAATCCAGTTTCTGCAACTGTTACTATGAATTTATTTGCATTGCCTTTACTAAAGCAATTATGCAAAGACTTTTCCACGCCAACGATTGTGTCAGCAAAagtatgtaatatatttatgtatttcaaATTATTAGTCTGTAtagtatttaattatattttgatgATAGTTAATGTCATCCTACAAGTTGGATCCACGTCCGGAGTATGCAAGAGCAATTTTAAAATGGAATGATGTAGATACTTTGCCATTAGCTTACAGTACTGGAAATCAAATTAGTAGTAAATTACTTAGCTGTAAAAATGCAAATGCATTATTAATGTTACCAGGATGTAAAGCAGAAAAAACTGTATTACAACAAGGGGAGGTGGTACAAGCAATGTTGTTGGGATTTAAGTAATGGTCATAATTGAACAAAGACAAATAGGAGGGTAAAAATGAAATTGTTATAAACACTTTATTATTCTATATTTGGTTAATGGaattaaaatgtaatataatacaatgtgtataataatacaatgtaatataatataaatgtgcatatatataatatttatacatataaaatattgtttgttaaaaacaatgtgtatttttcaaagtttatatttatttatatacatatttgtgTAATGTTCATTGTAATTATGCaataaaatatgttttaaacgacaaaattttgtataaataaatttgtgagttacatttatatattttgttctATTCCTTATTCTCTCTATATGTATGTCTATATCATTTTACGTGAAGAAGAGATGAGAAAAATCTTTACTGCTGTCTGCTACTGAGTTTAAATGAAGAAGTGATCTATCTCCATCTGGTGGAGATGTAAAGAAAACCACAGAGATAGAATCTGTTATTTGGCATGGTATAAAGGAGGAGTGGGGGAGCGGCGCGAGGAAGAAAATGGCCGACAAGGCAACGGTAAAAGGGCAGGGACGTCGAGTGAGATACGTGTTTCGGCAGAAAGAAATGCGAAATCCGTGTTAGATTTCATGAAACCAGACGGGAAGTATTAGTAAAACGATCGTGTTATTGCTTCTTTTGGTGGTGTgttcaaataaaatattgtCGGACTAGTCTATTGTATTGGtgtattaatttattgtttAAAAAAGCGTTCGCGGGCCGTGTGTAAGAATAAAAGGGCTTGATAGACGTAAACATAAATTATGCGTTAGTTTATGTATATTGTCTGTCGCccgattatatttatattctaaaCATGTAAGtgattttgttgaaaatatattactagaaacttttataatagtatatgagcTGGACAAAATTTCGTACGTGACAAATTCATCGATCAGTAGAGTAGGTTTATGTTAGCCACTTGTGGCCATCTACGGATACATTTAAAAAGTATCCTGTTGTCCTTGTCCTTTTAATTTCTCTATCTTCAACGTGGGCTCTACATTTTTTGTGAGTTCCCTgtattttctctatgaaataTGAACGGATTCTAGTGAAAAATTTTGAGCAACGAATTTATCTGATGTATATTATATGATGGAAGTAATGAAATTCAAAGGGATCGATTTGTCAACAAGTCGATGAAAGTTCGCGCATTCGACAATCTCGATCGtaattctttttcattttaccGTAGAATTTAGATACTTTGTTGACTGTTAGGAAATATGGAACTGGTTTCACTTCGTTTTACTTGTACTTTAATTGCCTTTAAACAcattttatttcgaataacaatataaaatacTAGTATGTGTGTGTGTCAATTCGTCGTCATCTTGAGAttctcataaaaaaaaaaaaaaaaaaagagaaagaattaTCTTTGCATTATACAAGTTTTTAATGCATATAAGACAAGTTTTCTTATTGCTAATAATATATCTTTAAAAAAGTACATTTCAAAAGTAGTTTGCTTTGCTACTATATGTTTGGTGTTATTTTTCTATGATAGAAAAACGctaataaattttcatatatttgttttattttcagAGATAGTTTTAAAAAAAGTTACAAGagttataatattttacaatggCAGTTAGGTAGTTTTAATGGTTTGCTCAGcgcttttttaaatattgaGCACATTTCCATTAAATTGAAAATGTAAAGGAAACAATCATAATGAAGCCACAGAAAAAGGCAGCAGTTGCCCGGAAGGCAACAAAGATGCCAGCAATTGCTAAAAAACGTCGATCATTTTTAGAAAAATCTATATCTGAtataagaaaagagaaaaagcctAAGAAGCTTGAGAAGGGGgaggatgcaaaaagaaaaatagaaactgataagaaaaaatcagaaaaaactgaggaaagaaagaagatagaagataagaaaaagattgaagaaaagcgaaaagaaaaatctgaaagagtggatgaaaaaaagaagtgtataaaagattatgaaaagAAGTGGGAAAAAACTGAGGAAAAGAAATCAGATAAAACAGATGAGAAGATCACAGATGAGTTTACTTGCGACAGTgcagagaaaaagaaattacaaaaaatGGAAGAGAAGCCAAAAGTAGATAAACAACTAATGGAAAATAAGAAGAAACCTGAAAAACCAGAAGACAAAAAGAAATGCGGTAAATTTGATGATGAAAATATAGAAGAACAAGCGAAACTTTCAAGTGTTACAGAAGAGAATGATTTGCATGAGGAAAAGTTAGATCACCTTAGTACCATTGCGAAGAAAAAATGTAAAgatgagaaaaagaaagattcaAAATTGATGAAGCCTGACATcaaggaaaatatgaaaatatctgTGATAAAAGATAAGAAATCAGATCGTAAAAAGCTCCTTGAGAAAGGTATGATAAATACTAAGTCTCCTTTAGGACGAACTAAAAAAGATTCTAAGGCAAAATCAATGCAAAAAAAAGGTATTTCTAAAAAGACTGTTTTAGCTAAAAAATCACATTTATCGGTAGTTCAAAACCTGGTGgataaaaaaattaaactaAGCAAGTTGGTAAAAGATGAAGAAACATCTGTAAGTGAAGAGGATGAAACAATGAAAAGAACAAAGAGAAAAAATGTTAATATTTCTAAAAACAAAATTATGCAAGAGAAAAAACCAAAATTAGGAAAACATATGAAAGCTAAGTTGCCTtcgaaaagtaataaaataaatactgCACTAAAAAAAGATGATAAGCTAAAAACACTTGTAGAAAAGGTTATATCTAAGAAAAAATTGGATgcaaaagaaacagaaaaattaACAAATGAACATAAGAAGATTATAACTAAAGATGAATTAAACGAAGAAGTAAATACAACTAATATAAAAAGCGAATTGGAAGACGATAAAGATATTGATAAAAGTAGTAAAGAAGAACAATCCCAGTCAAAATCACAAGATACTAAAAAGATTGTTAAATGTGCTCCAAAAATAGGgaaaaagataatgaaaaagAAAGTTGTGAAAGTACAAATAGAGAACACTAGCcaaacttcttcttcttctgagGAAACATCATCCGAGGAATCTGGTAAACAAATAAAAGTTTGTGAAGATAGCTCAAATGATAATGCTTCTTCTAAACAAGAGCAAGTTGATAGTGAAAATATACTTGACACAAACTTGAAAGATGAACCGATTAATGGGGACAATATAAGTGGCAATGCATTATTATCAGAATCAGAAGATGAAAGTGAtgatgaaacaaaaaaaaataagcagaaggaaattaagaaaaaagaaagatccGGTTCACCATCTGATGAACGTGTTAGAAGAATGAGATTGTTTGGGTTTTGGAGTGGACCAAAACGATATAGAGTAGCTTCCCTGAATGCATTGGCCAAAGTACATTGTTTATATGAAAATGAAACTGGAGGGGTTTATCTTGGTGGTTTCTGCAAACCAAAGCCTGaaaaggaaaaacaaaagaaaaataaagaggagaaagaagagCAAATtcgcaaagaaaaagaaaagaaggtagAAACTAAAGCAGAAGAAAATATCCCAAAAAGGAAACTTAGGAATGTACCAGGATTACGTGGAAAGCATTGGGATATGTTAGAAAGTTCGtcatcttcatcttcttctGATGATGAGTGTGAACGTGATAAAAATATGGAACATaacaagaaaaaaataatcaaacgaagaaagaaaaatgaagaagTAATGGATCTAAAGGATATGGTTGTTTGTAAAAGAATGGCAAGCCTCAATGCTACAGCTATTCTAGCTGCTTCCTACTCAGATGAAAAAAATCGTTGTGGTAGCAGTTCTGATTCTTCCAGTGAATCAGAAgtggaaattattaaaaagcGTAAACAAATTGATTCTGACATTGAGAAACGAAAATCAAGGCAAAATCCAGAACAAGATGAAGTTCTAAAACCATCTAATAAACTTGTTATTGTGAACCAAGATACAGATGTTACTATTACTGGTACGTGATTATATTTCATTAAGTTcactttttatatttgtttgctaTTTACATTagaacaaaatttttattttaaggtGTTTATGTTAATCAAACTCGATCTACGCATCATGAAGGTTATTGCAGTATTGCTGGTATGCAATATAGAATAAGTTCAACAAGCCATACCCAAACTGCAGCTACTGCAGTTGCTACTGAGCTCCATGATCAGGTTGGTATTGTTATGTGTTTTAAGAATTTCtttatttctaaatataatttaaaaaaggtatgtattaatttaaaaattgttaaatgCATTTATATCTTTTACCCCAGCAAAAATTGGAGCAACCTTGTAAATCATATACACCATTGGGGGCACTATCTTCTATGCAACCACCAGGGAGTCAGAGTAATCATTCAAATATGTCGCCTAGAAGACATTCTGCATTTTCAGCACCACATCAACATGGTAAACTATCTGTcttatttattacaattatttattaaataaatgtgAAATATATTGAAAATCAAGTTGATGTTTGAAAGAACAAAAATACATAGAAGTATAATATATACGAAATATAACATTAGGATATTATCAGCCGGCTGGACCACTGATACAGCACCCACCAACTTTACCACCTATTAAGGGACCTCCGCCAGAACCAACACCTACACCTCCACAGAATTCTGAAGGCTCAGATGATTTAGTTGCAACTTCTACAACTTCTGGAGGAACAAGCAGTACaggtatatttatatactaataaCTATTTTACATTACAATcttaaatttgataaatttcaattactttAATGCTTTGAACAATTTTTTTCATCCATATATTTATTAAGAAGAATATAGTGTGGTATAAAATCAATGGGATGTACATATATTCTGAATATCCAGATTTACAAATTAACAAAAACTCTAATTCTAACTTTAGTTTCTAacattaaaatgttaaaaaactTTCTTAGTCCAAAATTCTTAATTTATTCAATATCTATTAAACAGATATATCTAAACAATGCATACAATAAAAGATTCACCTAATGAACTTTCTGTAAGGTATTTTTAAAGATTTTGAATTTCTTATCAGTTAACTtatctctatttcttttttcttttttaggagGTGGATTTTATAGGGCGTATTGCCCTCAATACTATGGTACACCACCACAATATGCAGATTTGTGTTATCCACCAACATATTCTCATCCACATGCTCATCCACCGCCTTATTATAAATATGCACCCACTTATAGAAGGTAAAATATGCTAACCATGTTATTTTTCGTTACTTTAGCAAAATTATGATTGTATACAATTTTGATTTTTAATGTACTGTAAAAAAAGATACCTTTTCAGGCAGTATTATGGATATCAGGAATCTGGTGGAGGTGGCGGTCCTGGTAGCGGCGGTACTGCAGGAGGTCCAGCAGTTGTTGATTATCAGCCACCTCCACCGCCACCTGGTGAATACCCCCTGCCACCATATTATGGAGGATATCCTCCACCTCCACCACCACCTCCTCCACCACCCAATCCGGCATACTTGCATTCTCAAGGAAGACCTTTTGTAGATCGTGAGTATCTTAAACAGTTACCAAGCATATTTTCGTTATTGTTTCTATAAAATAGTCTAAGTACAGGACGATTTTTCCTTCCTAGAAAATCATTATAAATTATGCTGTTAAGACTCATGGTTGTTCTAGTATTAAGTTGTTAGTTATTATTAACCCTTTCGCTACGAGCGTCGCCTATAGGCGACATCCGCGTGACGATCTGTGTGTACAAGCGTCGCCTATAGACGACGTCCGCGCGATGACGTATGCACGCTTTCCATCGCAGTGCTCCGTTCAGTACCGTTATTCCGACGGCACGGTGGCCCGTACAGAGGTGTCACTTCGACGGAGCACACTGCCGTAGCGAAAGGGTTAAATACTATGAACTTGAAAATGGTAATCTTatcgagaaaaaagaaatgatagGATAAAAAGTATGTTGTAGttttattaatt
Encoded here:
- the LOC126918334 gene encoding uncharacterized protein LOC126918334 isoform X1, whose protein sequence is MKPQKKAAVARKATKMPAIAKKRRSFLEKSISDIRKEKKPKKLEKGEDAKRKIETDKKKSEKTEERKKIEDKKKIEEKRKEKSERVDEKKKCIKDYEKKWEKTEEKKSDKTDEKITDEFTCDSAEKKKLQKMEEKPKVDKQLMENKKKPEKPEDKKKCGKFDDENIEEQAKLSSVTEENDLHEEKLDHLSTIAKKKCKDEKKKDSKLMKPDIKENMKISVIKDKKSDRKKLLEKGMINTKSPLGRTKKDSKAKSMQKKGISKKTVLAKKSHLSVVQNLVDKKIKLSKLVKDEETSVSEEDETMKRTKRKNVNISKNKIMQEKKPKLGKHMKAKLPSKSNKINTALKKDDKLKTLVEKVISKKKLDAKETEKLTNEHKKIITKDELNEEVNTTNIKSELEDDKDIDKSSKEEQSQSKSQDTKKIVKCAPKIGKKIMKKKVVKVQIENTSQTSSSSEETSSEESGKQIKVCEDSSNDNASSKQEQVDSENILDTNLKDEPINGDNISGNALLSESEDESDDETKKNKQKEIKKKERSGSPSDERVRRMRLFGFWSGPKRYRVASLNALAKVHCLYENETGGVYLGGFCKPKPEKEKQKKNKEEKEEQIRKEKEKKVETKAEENIPKRKLRNVPGLRGKHWDMLESSSSSSSSDDECERDKNMEHNKKKIIKRRKKNEEVMDLKDMVVCKRMASLNATAILAASYSDEKNRCGSSSDSSSESEVEIIKKRKQIDSDIEKRKSRQNPEQDEVLKPSNKLVIVNQDTDVTITGVYVNQTRSTHHEGYCSIAGMQYRISSTSHTQTAATAVATELHDQQKLEQPCKSYTPLGALSSMQPPGSQSNHSNMSPRRHSAFSAPHQHGYYQPAGPLIQHPPTLPPIKGPPPEPTPTPPQNSEGSDDLVATSTTSGGTSSTGGGFYRAYCPQYYGTPPQYADLCYPPTYSHPHAHPPPYYKYAPTYRRYLFRQYYGYQESGGGGGPGSGGTAGGPAVVDYQPPPPPPGEYPLPPYYGGYPPPPPPPPPPPNPAYLHSQGRPFVDHAAFQGCPCPMQSCPKNVDTGPLIGNGKGAPVVSGPGLSLPPSALVGPPSPARGLAGLAPPHGANAWDTDRVQLNTHRNLNQNQPSVPPSHNIVGGHNRPQNSDCKNKDEKDCSEDKLQKCGCQKHACTSTCEVKLETLSPSEKLAVTICSSNKFHNFKLENNNVKCESCSVEMGDNVSCVANCNVKCESDYKCDIMKCEQCMKEGQMAILEIDKDSGILLDDKLDADPDVKEELSDVVTIDSESWKKPDYEPTVQETIEETIDKESTEKPEIEEEHPKCQKVSKRKLSLDSLSDSRKKRKVSKRTLSVGSSQDLNNSDFSTKISIPILPLIKKVDNNSDESVSKKKQPKKDNQNHKRKVEYPNCSENVTKKSKTSKQSTSNNIPNYLKHAASDNSIMETINNVIQQSLQMTQKRDRKSKNVEKSEKKKEVNLLSAVKKVVKKVDLVKELTSEKLSKVITKCNQSKSRTETRTKSRTHEKNKYKGKGKSKVYEAKIKDNGKKPDSITKSKTYDIQEPCKKPALIKKKRKNTKKLPVKKSSSKIEDCLVGSESLLLTRKTFLKPKWSNGWSWEGDPFEAKVYLTNEESAIRRCYASMKHESGDVLRPRDCVLLKSGPRKADLPFVAKIAALWENPDDGEMMFSLLWYYRPEHTEQGRTQYDTEDEVFASRHRDANSVACIEDKCYILTFNEYCRYRKNLRRIEEGLESPGLIVPPGDQLYPRENRQPPIPVPSDMVLFCRRVYDYRGKKLVKNPG
- the LOC126918334 gene encoding uncharacterized protein LOC126918334 isoform X2, with translation MKPQKKAAVARKATKMPAIAKKRRSFLEKSISDIRKEKKPKKLEKGEDAKRKIETDKKKSEKTEERKKIEDKKKIEEKRKEKSERVDEKKKCIKDYEKKWEKTEEKKSDKTDEKITDEFTCDSAEKKKLQKMEEKPKVDKQLMENKKKPEKPEDKKKCGKFDDENIEEQAKLSSVTEENDLHEEKLDHLSTIAKKKCKDEKKKDSKLMKPDIKENMKISVIKDKKSDRKKLLEKGMINTKSPLGRTKKDSKAKSMQKKGISKKTVLAKKSHLSVVQNLVDKKIKLSKLVKDEETSVSEEDETMKRTKRKNVNISKNKIMQEKKPKLGKHMKAKLPSKSNKINTALKKDDKLKTLVEKVISKKKLDAKETEKLTNEHKKIITKDELNEEVNTTNIKSELEDDKDIDKSSKEEQSQSKSQDTKKIVKCAPKIGKKIMKKKVVKVQIENTSQTSSSSEETSSEESGKQIKVCEDSSNDNASSKQEQVDSENILDTNLKDEPINGDNISGNALLSESEDESDDETKKNKQKEIKKKERSGSPSDERVRRMRLFGFWSGPKRYRVASLNALAKVHCLYENETGGVYLGGFCKPKPEKEKQKKNKEEKEEQIRKEKEKKVETKAEENIPKRKLRNVPGLRGKHWDMLESSSSSSSSDDECERDKNMEHNKKKIIKRRKKNEEVMDLKDMVVCKRMASLNATAILAASYSDEKNRCGSSSDSSSESEVEIIKKRKQIDSDIEKRKSRQNPEQDEVLKPSNKLVIVNQDTDVTITGVYVNQTRSTHHEGYCSIAGMQYRISSTSHTQTAATAVATELHDQQKLEQPCKSYTPLGALSSMQPPGSQSNHSNMSPRRHSAFSAPHQHGYYQPAGPLIQHPPTLPPIKGPPPEPTPTPPQNSEGSDDLVATSTTSGGTSSTGGGFYRAYCPQYYGTPPQYADLCYPPTYSHPHAHPPPYYKYAPTYRRYLFRQYYGYQESGGGGGPGSGGTAGGPAVVDYQPPPPPPGEYPLPPYYGGYPPPPPPPPPPPNPAYLHSQGRPFVDPFQGCPCPMQSCPKNVDTGPLIGNGKGAPVVSGPGLSLPPSALVGPPSPARGLAGLAPPHGANAWDTDRVQLNTHRNLNQNQPSVPPSHNIVGGHNRPQNSDCKNKDEKDCSEDKLQKCGCQKHACTSTCEVKLETLSPSEKLAVTICSSNKFHNFKLENNNVKCESCSVEMGDNVSCVANCNVKCESDYKCDIMKCEQCMKEGQMAILEIDKDSGILLDDKLDADPDVKEELSDVVTIDSESWKKPDYEPTVQETIEETIDKESTEKPEIEEEHPKCQKVSKRKLSLDSLSDSRKKRKVSKRTLSVGSSQDLNNSDFSTKISIPILPLIKKVDNNSDESVSKKKQPKKDNQNHKRKVEYPNCSENVTKKSKTSKQSTSNNIPNYLKHAASDNSIMETINNVIQQSLQMTQKRDRKSKNVEKSEKKKEVNLLSAVKKVVKKVDLVKELTSEKLSKVITKCNQSKSRTETRTKSRTHEKNKYKGKGKSKVYEAKIKDNGKKPDSITKSKTYDIQEPCKKPALIKKKRKNTKKLPVKKSSSKIEDCLVGSESLLLTRKTFLKPKWSNGWSWEGDPFEAKVYLTNEESAIRRCYASMKHESGDVLRPRDCVLLKSGPRKADLPFVAKIAALWENPDDGEMMFSLLWYYRPEHTEQGRTQYDTEDEVFASRHRDANSVACIEDKCYILTFNEYCRYRKNLRRIEEGLESPGLIVPPGDQLYPRENRQPPIPVPSDMVLFCRRVYDYRGKKLVKNPG
- the LOC126918334 gene encoding uncharacterized protein LOC126918334 isoform X3: MKPQKKAAVARKATKMPAIAKKRRSFLEKSISDIRKEKKPKKLEKGEDAKRKIETDKKKSEKTEERKKIEDKKKIEEKRKEKSERVDEKKKCIKDYEKKWEKTEEKKSDKTDEKITDEFTCDSAEKKKLQKMEEKPKVDKQLMENKKKPEKPEDKKKCGKFDDENIEEQAKLSSVTEENDLHEEKLDHLSTIAKKKCKDEKKKDSKLMKPDIKENMKISVIKDKKSDRKKLLEKGMINTKSPLGRTKKDSKAKSMQKKGISKKTVLAKKSHLSVVQNLVDKKIKLSKLVKDEETSVSEEDETMKRTKRKNVNISKNKIMQEKKPKLGKHMKAKLPSKSNKINTALKKDDKLKTLVEKVISKKKLDAKETEKLTNEHKKIITKDELNEEVNTTNIKSELEDDKDIDKSSKEEQSQSKSQDTKKIVKCAPKIGKKIMKKKVVKVQIENTSQTSSSSEETSSEESGKQIKVCEDSSNDNASSKQEQVDSENILDTNLKDEPINGDNISGNALLSESEDESDDETKKNKQKEIKKKERSGSPSDERVRRMRLFGFWSGPKRYRVASLNALAKVHCLYENETGGVYLGGFCKPKPEKEKQKKNKEEKEEQIRKEKEKKVETKAEENIPKRKLRNVPGLRGKHWDMLESSSSSSSSDDECERDKNMEHNKKKIIKRRKKNEEVMDLKDMVVCKRMASLNATAILAASYSDEKNRCGSSSDSSSESEVEIIKKRKQIDSDIEKRKSRQNPEQDEVLKPSNKLVIVNQDTDVTITGVYVNQTRSTHHEGYCSIAGMQYRISSTSHTQTAATAVATELHDQQKLEQPCKSYTPLGALSSMQPPGSQSNHSNMSPRRHSAFSAPHQHGYYQPAGPLIQHPPTLPPIKGPPPEPTPTPPQNSEGSDDLVATSTTSGGTSSTGGGFYRAYCPQYYGTPPQYADLCYPPTYSHPHAHPPPYYKYAPTYRRQYYGYQESGGGGGPGSGGTAGGPAVVDYQPPPPPPGEYPLPPYYGGYPPPPPPPPPPPNPAYLHSQGRPFVDHAAFQGCPCPMQSCPKNVDTGPLIGNGKGAPVVSGPGLSLPPSALVGPPSPARGLAGLAPPHGANAWDTDRVQLNTHRNLNQNQPSVPPSHNIVGGHNRPQNSDCKNKDEKDCSEDKLQKCGCQKHACTSTCEVKLETLSPSEKLAVTICSSNKFHNFKLENNNVKCESCSVEMGDNVSCVANCNVKCESDYKCDIMKCEQCMKEGQMAILEIDKDSGILLDDKLDADPDVKEELSDVVTIDSESWKKPDYEPTVQETIEETIDKESTEKPEIEEEHPKCQKVSKRKLSLDSLSDSRKKRKVSKRTLSVGSSQDLNNSDFSTKISIPILPLIKKVDNNSDESVSKKKQPKKDNQNHKRKVEYPNCSENVTKKSKTSKQSTSNNIPNYLKHAASDNSIMETINNVIQQSLQMTQKRDRKSKNVEKSEKKKEVNLLSAVKKVVKKVDLVKELTSEKLSKVITKCNQSKSRTETRTKSRTHEKNKYKGKGKSKVYEAKIKDNGKKPDSITKSKTYDIQEPCKKPALIKKKRKNTKKLPVKKSSSKIEDCLVGSESLLLTRKTFLKPKWSNGWSWEGDPFEAKVYLTNEESAIRRCYASMKHESGDVLRPRDCVLLKSGPRKADLPFVAKIAALWENPDDGEMMFSLLWYYRPEHTEQGRTQYDTEDEVFASRHRDANSVACIEDKCYILTFNEYCRYRKNLRRIEEGLESPGLIVPPGDQLYPRENRQPPIPVPSDMVLFCRRVYDYRGKKLVKNPG